In Synechocystis sp. PCC 6714, the following are encoded in one genomic region:
- a CDS encoding MFS transporter, with protein MSSFQTLRQLSPSTQKTFALLFASVLMFWLSLTSLLPTLPMYAQDVGATKQQVGWIMGSFALGLLGSRLWIGQLVDRRGRKIAILIGALVVAVAPLGYLFTASVGALMVIRAFHGICLAAYTTGYNALVVDLSPPQQRGEIIGYMSLAVPIGMGFGPAMGAYVSQEIGYELLFIISSLLGFLSLILALQVKENRVLAKTAEGQIFEQNSTPRSIGKLLTSRSMAVPTLVLLLIGLLFGNLATFLPLFVREIDLATYAGVFYSVAAIASFVPRVFLGPLADSYGRGLFIASSLICYLLSMVCLAETDNSWELLTAAALEGAGSGILLPTTIALISDRSSLQERGRVFALCMSGFDGGIAIAAPIMGILNEMFGYRHVFWLSGGLALAAVIVFATFSNPTIGRSLKFCLGRSRDLYAMPQ; from the coding sequence GTGAGTTCTTTCCAGACCCTCCGCCAATTATCTCCTTCCACTCAGAAGACCTTTGCTCTGTTGTTCGCCTCAGTGCTGATGTTTTGGCTCAGCCTGACATCTCTCCTACCGACCCTTCCCATGTATGCCCAGGACGTGGGGGCTACCAAACAACAAGTGGGTTGGATTATGGGGAGTTTTGCCCTGGGCTTGTTGGGTTCCCGTCTTTGGATTGGCCAGTTGGTCGATCGCCGGGGGAGAAAAATTGCCATTCTTATTGGTGCGTTGGTGGTGGCCGTTGCTCCTTTAGGCTATCTATTCACCGCTAGCGTCGGTGCTTTGATGGTGATTCGGGCCTTCCATGGTATTTGCCTAGCGGCCTACACCACTGGCTATAACGCTCTAGTAGTGGATTTATCTCCGCCTCAACAACGGGGGGAAATCATTGGTTATATGAGCTTGGCGGTGCCCATTGGCATGGGTTTTGGCCCAGCGATGGGAGCATACGTTTCCCAAGAGATCGGCTATGAACTTTTATTCATCATCTCTTCCCTTTTAGGTTTTCTCTCCCTTATTCTGGCTCTCCAGGTAAAAGAAAATCGGGTTCTAGCTAAAACCGCGGAAGGACAAATTTTTGAGCAAAATTCCACTCCCCGGTCCATCGGCAAACTACTCACCAGTCGTTCCATGGCCGTGCCAACTCTGGTATTGCTACTGATCGGACTTTTATTTGGTAACTTGGCCACGTTTCTACCCCTGTTTGTGAGGGAAATTGACTTGGCCACCTATGCCGGAGTTTTCTACAGTGTAGCGGCGATCGCCAGTTTCGTGCCCCGGGTATTTCTGGGCCCGTTGGCCGATAGCTACGGCCGGGGGCTGTTCATTGCCAGTAGCCTGATTTGCTATTTGTTATCCATGGTCTGCTTGGCCGAAACTGATAATTCCTGGGAATTGTTAACCGCTGCTGCCTTGGAAGGGGCCGGTAGCGGCATTTTACTGCCCACTACCATTGCTCTCATTTCAGATCGCTCTTCTCTTCAGGAAAGGGGTAGGGTTTTTGCCCTCTGCATGAGTGGTTTTGACGGAGGCATTGCCATTGCCGCACCGATTATGGGGATATTAAATGAGATGTTTGGTTATCGCCACGTCTTTTGGCTTAGCGGTGGCCTGGCCCTAGCGGCGGTGATCGTTTTTGCTACCTTTTCTAACCCCACCATCGGCCGTTCCCTCAAGTTTTGCCTTGGTCGCAGTCGGGACCTCTACGCCATGCCCCAGTAG
- a CDS encoding GUN4 domain-containing protein, producing MSDTLTELSQQLHDASEKKQLTAIAALAEMGEAGQQTLLDYLAKNVPLEKPLLAVGNAYQTLRNLERESVTQQLQQRYPKGIFPLDSTQGIDYQPLQSALAQQDFETADEITRDKLCELAGPGASQRQWLYFTEVEKFPALDLHTINALWWLHSNGNFGFSVQRRLWLASGKEFTKLWPKIGWKSGNVWTRWPKGFTWDLSAPQGHLPLLNQLRGVRVAESLYNHPVWSQYGW from the coding sequence ATGTCTGATACTTTGACTGAACTTTCCCAACAACTCCATGATGCTTCAGAAAAAAAACAGTTAACGGCGATCGCCGCTTTGGCAGAAATGGGGGAAGCAGGCCAGCAGACATTGCTCGATTATTTGGCCAAAAACGTCCCGCTGGAAAAACCATTGTTGGCGGTGGGTAACGCCTATCAAACCCTGAGGAATTTGGAACGAGAAAGTGTGACTCAGCAGTTGCAACAACGTTACCCCAAGGGAATTTTCCCTTTGGATTCGACCCAGGGCATTGACTATCAGCCCCTACAATCAGCTCTGGCGCAACAGGATTTTGAAACCGCTGACGAAATTACCCGGGACAAATTGTGTGAATTGGCCGGGCCTGGCGCCAGCCAAAGACAATGGCTCTATTTCACCGAGGTAGAAAAATTTCCTGCCCTAGATTTACACACCATTAATGCCCTCTGGTGGCTCCACTCCAACGGTAATTTCGGCTTTTCGGTGCAACGGCGACTTTGGTTAGCCTCCGGGAAAGAATTTACTAAGCTTTGGCCGAAAATTGGCTGGAAAAGCGGTAACGTTTGGACCCGTTGGCCCAAGGGATTCACCTGGGACTTGTCGGCCCCCCAGGGTCATTTGCCATTGTTAAATCAATTGCGGGGGGTTAGGGTAGCAGAATCCCTTTACAATCATCCCGTTTGGTCCCAGTACGGTTGGTAA
- a CDS encoding pseudouridine synthase: MDFSPATFSATLNKTPQTIVFYKPYGVLCQFTDNSANPRRTLKDYINLPGLYPVGRLDQDSEGLLLLTSNGKLQNRLAHREFAHQRTYFVQVEGAPTDADLEPLRRGITLGDYHTRPASANIIAEPNFPPRNPPIRYRASIPTTWLSLTLTEGRNRQVRRMTAAVGFPTLRLVRVELTVTGRSPQLRKSGATWRLDLENLQPGQWRPLTPWEENFCQQLLAGSSNAPWQRKFGDRR; this comes from the coding sequence ATGGACTTTTCCCCAGCGACCTTTAGCGCTACGTTGAATAAAACTCCCCAAACCATTGTTTTTTACAAACCCTACGGAGTTCTCTGCCAATTTACGGATAATTCTGCTAATCCCCGGCGGACTTTAAAGGATTATATTAATTTGCCAGGACTATATCCTGTGGGACGTTTGGATCAAGACAGCGAAGGTTTATTATTGCTCACCAGCAACGGGAAATTGCAAAATCGTTTGGCTCACCGGGAGTTTGCCCACCAACGTACCTATTTTGTCCAAGTAGAAGGAGCACCAACGGACGCAGATCTAGAACCCCTGCGACGGGGCATAACCCTGGGGGATTATCACACCAGACCGGCGAGCGCCAACATCATTGCCGAACCAAATTTTCCGCCCAGGAATCCCCCCATTCGTTATCGGGCCAGCATTCCCACCACTTGGTTGAGCTTAACTTTGACAGAAGGGCGTAATCGCCAGGTACGACGGATGACAGCGGCGGTGGGTTTTCCCACATTGCGATTGGTACGGGTGGAACTCACGGTGACTGGCCGCTCCCCCCAACTCCGTAAATCCGGGGCAACTTGGCGCTTGGACCTAGAAAATTTACAGCCAGGACAATGGCGGCCCCTGACCCCCTGGGAAGAAAACTTTTGCCAGCAACTTTTAGCGGGAAGCTCCAACGCTCCTTGGCAGAGAAAATTTGGCGATCGCCGTTGA
- the sds gene encoding solanesyl diphosphate synthase has protein sequence MISTTSLFAPVDQDLRLLTDNLKRLVGARHPILGAAAEHLFEAGGKRVRPAIVLLVSRATLLDQELTARHRRLAEITEMIHTASLVHDDVVDEADLRRNVPTVNSLFDNRVAVLAGDFLFAQSSWYLANLDNLEVVKLLSEVIRDFAEGEILQSINRFDIDTNLETYLEKSYFKTASLIANSAKAAGVLSDAPRDVCDHLYHYGRHLGLAFQIVDDILDFTSPTEVLGKPAGSDLVSGNITAPALFAMEKHPLLGKLIEREFSQAGDLEQALELVERGDGIRRSRELAASQAQLARQHLNALEISAPRESLLELVDYVLGRLH, from the coding sequence ATGATCTCCACTACTTCCCTGTTTGCCCCCGTTGACCAAGACCTCCGTTTGTTAACGGATAACCTCAAGCGGCTTGTGGGTGCTCGGCATCCTATCCTTGGGGCGGCAGCGGAACATTTATTTGAGGCCGGGGGAAAGCGAGTGCGGCCGGCCATTGTGCTTCTGGTATCCAGGGCAACCCTGTTGGATCAGGAGTTAACAGCTCGCCATCGACGTTTGGCGGAAATCACTGAAATGATCCACACCGCTAGCTTGGTCCACGACGACGTGGTGGATGAGGCGGATCTGCGGCGGAATGTGCCCACGGTAAATAGTTTATTTGATAATCGAGTGGCGGTTTTGGCGGGGGATTTTCTTTTTGCCCAATCCTCTTGGTATTTGGCCAACTTGGATAATTTGGAAGTGGTGAAATTGTTATCGGAGGTAATTCGGGACTTTGCGGAGGGAGAAATTCTACAAAGTATTAATCGCTTTGACATCGATACCAATTTGGAAACCTATCTGGAGAAAAGTTATTTTAAAACCGCTTCTCTGATTGCCAACAGTGCTAAGGCGGCGGGGGTACTCAGTGACGCCCCCCGGGATGTGTGCGACCATCTTTATCATTATGGTAGGCACTTAGGACTAGCGTTCCAAATTGTCGACGATATTTTGGATTTTACTTCCCCCACCGAGGTTTTAGGCAAGCCGGCGGGGTCGGATTTGGTCAGTGGTAATATCACTGCTCCGGCCCTCTTTGCCATGGAAAAACATCCTTTACTAGGGAAATTGATTGAACGAGAATTTTCCCAAGCAGGGGATTTAGAACAAGCTTTGGAATTGGTGGAACGGGGAGACGGTATCCGGCGATCAAGGGAGTTGGCCGCTAGCCAAGCTCAACTGGCCCGACAACATCTCAATGCGCTGGAAATATCCGCCCCGAGGGAATCCCTTTTGGAATTGGTGGATTATGTCCTTGGTCGTCTGCATTAA